The sequence CAAACTGAATCTTTGCTTTTTCTATCTGTCTTGTCAATGTCGGAAGACTAGTTTTATTTTTGGGCTGCTGAATGGTCTGAAGAATTATCACATAAAGGAAGTTAATAGAACTAGTATAAAAACAAAACACTAACAAACTCAGGCACTTAAAAAATCACTGCAGATGGTTACGACTTACACGGTTAGGAATCACTTCCTGCATCTTTGCAGGTTACCAGATGCGCAATCTTGAATATTATAATTTTCTCCTTCCTACAAGAATCAGTGGcgatttctttcctttttttcccCTTAAATTGTTATGAAAAGTTAGCACCTATAGCCATAACTACCACAAATCACATGGTTTGCATCTCCTGCCTCTGTCCAGTTCCTTACATGCTCATCTGCGTAGCTTTACGGTCCATTTTTTCCGTAGTCGTCTGTCAGTGGCGTGTCAACCATTGAATATAATAGGCCACAACTGCAACCTCCATTAGTTAATGTTTTGCTTGCAAGCCAATAAATAGAGAGCCGCAGCCTGCATCAGTTCACATTAGAAGAGTGGCTATGGGTGATTATAGTGGGTCAGCTACTTCAGGGTTTAACACGGTTGCTTCTATTCTAATGTCTCATAGCTCTTTACTAGACTGGACACAAACCAAGAGGGGAAGATACATCGGGACCAAGTTCATCGCTGTTTTCCTCTAGGGAGATTAACTTTTATCGAGAAACACTCTAGACCAACACTTGAGTGATCTTTCATCTTAATAACTCTTGAAAATACCAAGTTTTATGAAATAGCTGTTACAACACTGTTCACCCTCTGCATTGATTATTCATTAACACCCCTTGGACATGATCAAGGCATGTTTAAGTGTTCATGTCATGGCATCTTTCTCCTAATAGGAGCATAGCAGGTCCTGGTTTGTCTGAAAACCTTCTATGTTATCTGAATCCCACAACCGTTCAGTAATGTTGACATTAGCCATTCCAAAGCATAACTCCatccaaaattttaatattagcaATTCCATTTTGAAAGACACTTTTCAAAGAAGAAACTCGTTTGAAGTGAACCTTAAGCAGTGGTTATGTTCTTGCGACTAGGATGCGATCATCAGAGATTAATAAGTAGTACTGCAACACCACCTTTTCGGCAACCACCTCAACTAATTTTGGCCTTCCGAGTAGCAGAAACAGTTCAAATAGAAGTAATTTAGGATTTAATCAGGCACATTTGAGCAACTTTAAGTCTACTCCTTTTGTTAATTATGACAATTGAAAATACGAAATCTTTTGGACAATGCTCAATTAAGTAGAAACAAGGCTCCACCCTGGAGTTTTCTTTAGTCTTTTTTCTTTCATAACCCTCCTGTGTCTCAAAACTTCAATCCATTGTCCAGCCTCTGCATATATATTCGACATAGCAACATGAACACCATGATTATGAGGTTCCAGAGTAAGAATTTCTTCTACGACTCTTTTAGCAACCTTCGTATTTCCATTATTTTTGCAAGCTGCCAACAAAGCTCCTAAAATAACAATATCAGGCTTCCAAGGCATTCCTTTTACCAGTTCCTCTGCCTCTATCAACTTACCCTCTTTCCCAAGAAGATCCACCATGCACCCATAATGTTCAATCTTCGGGTCAACCCCATACACATTTTTCATCGAATAAAAGATCTCACGACCAACATCAATCAAGCCAGCATGGCAACAAGCCGACAAAACCCCTAAGAAAGTTAATCGTTCGGGATGACAAGTTGCTCCTCCTTCAGCTTCTCAAAGAGACCAAGAGCATCTTCAACATGTCCCTGAGCAGCCAACCCAGAGATCATCACATTCCAAGTAGCAACATTTCTCTCAGTTCAAGCCATAACAATCTCCCCATTCTCTGCATACATGTAAACCAACGCCGTCCCAAGAATCACTTTCACTTCAAACCCCTTCACCTTCATGAACTCATGAATCCTCTGCCCAAGCTCAAGATACCCCGCCCGAGCGCAAGCCGATAACACCGAAGCATGGCAGCATTGGGCTCCAATCCATCTCCAACCATCTCATCAAAAAGCCCCGAAGCCTCGTCATAACATTGATTCTGAGCATACCCACAAACCATCGTTGTCCATTGACTCAAACTCCTGGCCGGCATTTCATCGAACATATCGCGTGCACGGGCAAAATCACCGGAGACAGAGTAACACCATTGGCCACGTGGGAATCAAAGCACATTCCGAATTTCAGCACGTGTGTGTGAACCTGGGTACAGGCTGGCAGGGAGGGAATGTTAGAGCAGGCTTTAAGGAGAAAGGGGAAGGTGTGTTTCCCGGGAATAGCGCCTAGCTTCCTCATGGAGATGTGAAGGCAGAGAGAGTGATGGGGATTGGGGCTAGAGGCCTGGGCGCGGACTTGTTTGATGTGGTGTATTGTGGTGCATTGGTCGGCGAGGAGAGAGAGACTAGGAGGAATGGTTGAGAAGAGTGAACAGGGGAAGCGGTGTTTGAGCGAGACGTGCAGTTTTGGCGGCACCATTCGAAGAAAGGTGGTTGGTGATCAGAGACTGGGAGTTTCCCAAGGTATCCGCCACCGGCGGCAGCAAAGCAAGGTTGTTGCGGAATTCAATTCCCGACCGATTAGGTGCTTCGTGCAGAAGGCGGAATTCAATTCCCGACCCAGAAGAATGAAGTAACCATTCAACCAAGCTAAGTGTACTTTCACTGATTCTTATCATACATGTATGCACGTTATTTGACCTCAACGCGTTAGTTTTTTATGAGTCAAAAGTCAAAACTTTACATTCGGCCAATATCTAGTGCCAACTGGCAACTTAACAAATGATTGTGAAGACACACGTCACATCCAAATTTAACGAAGATTGTGAGTGCTCTCTTACCCATTTCAAATCAAGAACTCAAGGCCAGAACACAAAATATCTGCTCAGAAACACGCAGATAACGAATAATCCTCTCCCGCATTCACACAAAAagtacaaattaaaaaaaaaaatcacatcgCTAAAAAGTAAAAACCCTCACCCAGACCGCAGAACACGGAGCATCTGCCCCTCATCCCTTGGCAAAGTACCTTGTGCCACACCTCCTCATCCCCTATTTTCCTTGTcgcttttataattttttaaataattttaactgAATTTTTCCACATTATGGTCAACAGCGAAAATTCTTATTCTATTCTGTCCAAAAAGGAATTCTTATTCTAATTCCGAATCCTTTCTTTCTTTAACAAACAAAAATaaggtttttctttttcaataaagcTGCTTagaaaattaaaacagaaaacaatataaaaaagaaaaaaaaaattgggaaaGAGAACTCCACACAAAATGCATAATATTATTCACATGATGAATTACATCCAAATTACACAGAATCAactaactaattttttttcatgATTAAATGCATAATACTATTCACATTATGAACTAGAACCAAACTACACAGAAGAATCAAGTAACTAATTTCAGTTTTTATTTACATTTTTGGCGATCTAATTTGTTGCCATCGGATAGCGACATAAAGGGCATAAATGACTAGTCTTGAGCCAGTGGATGATGCATTCTTGATGATACACATGCTTACAAGGCATTGATAAAACTTGTTCTGCATCATCACCGTAATCAAATTCAGATAGACAAATACTGCACCTCTCTGTTGCATTGTTATTCTTTTCAAGCTTCACTTCCTCAAGAGAATCAATGGCACTCTTCGAAGTAGGAACCATCTTAATATTAGTATTTCCCATGGACTCTTCAATGATGAAGTCGGTGATAATGTCGTCGTAGTCATCAACAAACACAAACGAATTCTGGATAATAATGTCCAAATTCAAACTGAACAAACGAAAATCAGGTCTTTCGTAGAGGAATCCGGAAGGACGAGTTTGAATTGTGTCTTCCGCGTAGGATATGACATCTGGCATCATGTGATGAATCAAGACATTTGGTATAACATCATCAGGAAAATGCAATTGCATGTGTGATGAACCGTTTTGAAGGAATTCTTGCGCTTGCATTAGAATTGAGCTGTGACATGCAAACGTATCAATGGCTCCTAACACCGGCGGATAATGTGATTGTGGTTGTTGAGGATGAGTAGTCCAACACGTTTGATGCCTAACTCGTACCTTGAGAATGAAGTAATCTGCTGTTTTATCTCTCATGTGAGTTAGATAAAGTTGCAAATCTGCCTCCTGTtcttgcaacaatgagggagatgACACTTCCCAGGAAAAACCAAATGGCCACGTCATGATGATGAAATTGAGAACTGGTTTGATGCTTCAAGTTCGTTTATCAGAAATATAAGAAACTTTCTCTAATAGAAATAAGAATCAAACTGAGAATTAATCTTGTTGCTTTCTGCTTACTTATATAGAAGggaggccactcagataaacacgcctaaaatgtctttttttaaagatgtctttatgttgtgttttaattggttttggtataatttattcggtcttcctcatcacatattattaaattcctcaaaagattttctttctaaaaacaataaaaaacatttaatttggactaaaacaaaaaaaagtaatagattaactattagatttttttttaaaagattatttacatcaaaaaatatatcacattcatcaatatatatatatatataaaacaagctcaagcgtttaaaaatttttataaataaaaaaaataattaatttatattcgtacaatatataaaataattactatattattattatattatagattaagattcactaatttaattttttttatttttaatataagtattagaaataaataaaatttttataattaaatgtagtgtaacaaaatatatataatattaattagttcttaaaaattttaaaaaaatagtttctcattttagtaaaataactatttattaaagtagacaaattaattattttcttctcATATACGGTTTTTTTAAGACATAAAAGCAATTAATTAGGACATTGGTTAAGATAATTAAAGTCactatttcattaaatttttaatttaaagaaaaatcctaGTTAATTTTGGTATAGAAATTTCGAATTTNNNNNNNNNNNNNNNNNNNNNNNNNNNNNNNNNNNNNNNNNNNNNNNNNNNNNNNNNNNNNNNNNNNNNNNNNNNNNNNNNNNNNNNNNNNNNNNNNNNNNNNNNNNNNNNNNNNNNNNNNNNNNNNNNNNNNNNNNNNNNNNNNNNNNNNNNNNNNNNNNNNNNNNNNNNNNNNNNNNNNNNNNNNNNNNNNNNNNNNNNNNNNNNNNNNNNNNNNNNNNNNNNNNNNNNNNNNNNNNNNNNNNNNNNNNNNNNNNNNNNNNNNNNNNNNNNNNNNNNNNNNNNNNNNNNNNNNNNNNNNNNNNNNNNNNNNNNNNNNNNNNNNNNNNNNNNNNNNNNNNNNNNNNNNNNNNNNNNNNNNNNNNNNNNNNNNNNNNNNNNNNNNNNNNNNNNNNNNNNNNNNNNNNNNNNNNNNNNNNNNNNNNNNNNNNNNNNNNNNNNNNNNNNNNNNNNNNNNNNNNNNNNNNNNNNNNNNNNNNNNNNNNNNNNNNNNNNNNNNNNNNNNNNNNNNNNNNNNNNNNNNNNNNNNNNNNNNNNNNNNNNNNNNNNNNNNNNNNNNNNNNNNNNNNNNNNNNNNNNNNNNNNNNNNNNNNNNNNNNNNNNNNNNNNNNNNNNNNNNNNNNNNNNNNNNNNNNNNNNNNNNNNNNNNNNNNNNNNNNNNNNNNNNNNNNNNNNNNNNNNNNNNNNNNNNNNNNNNNNNNNNNNNNNNNNNNNNNNNNNNNNNNNNNNNNNNNNNNNNNNNNNNNNNNNNNNNNNNNNNNNNNNNNNNNNNNNNNNNNNNNNNNNNNNNNNNNNNNNNNNNNNNNNNNNNNNNNNNNNNNNNNNNNNNNNNNNNNNNNNNNNNNNNNNNNNNNNNNNNNNNNNNNNNNNNNNNNNNNNNNNNNNNNNNNNNNNNNNNNNNNNNNNNNNNNNNNNNNNNNNNNNNNNNNNNNNNNNNNNNNNNNNNNNNNNNNNNNNNNNNNN is a genomic window of Arachis ipaensis cultivar K30076 chromosome B06, Araip1.1, whole genome shotgun sequence containing:
- the LOC107647420 gene encoding E3 ubiquitin-protein ligase RNF130-like, whose protein sequence is MTWPFGFSWEVSSPSLLQEQEADLQLYLTHMRDKTADYFILKVRVRHQTCWTTHPQQPQSHYPPVLGAIDTFACHSSILMQAQEFLQNGSSHMQLHFPDDVIPNVLIHHMMPDVISYAEDTIQTRPSGFLYERPDFRLFSLNLDIIIQNSFVFVDDYDDIITDFIIEESMGNTNIKMVPTSKSAIDSLEEVKLEKNNNATERCSICLSEFDYGDDAEQVLSMPCKHVYHQECIIHWLKTSHLCPLCRYPMATN